Proteins encoded in a region of the Thermocaproicibacter melissae genome:
- a CDS encoding type III pantothenate kinase — translation MILVLDIGNTNITVGVYKGKELLFVSRMATDRMRMEDQYAIELREILSLYGVSLDQIEGAAISSVVPVVNHALVNAVRKLTGVTPICVGPDTKTKIKIDVKNAESVGADLLVGCVAAAELFDGPCIILDLGTATTFVVMDEDRRMLGGAIAPGVGISLDALTSRTAQLPSVSLEAPEHVIGNSTAECMRSGLIIGTACMIDGMCNRIEKELGRKCSVVATGGLAKEIIQQCERKIVLCDTLLLDGLRLIYEANHDIN, via the coding sequence ATGATTCTTGTTCTCGATATTGGCAATACAAATATCACTGTGGGTGTTTACAAAGGAAAAGAGTTGCTGTTTGTGTCGCGCATGGCGACCGACCGCATGAGAATGGAAGACCAGTATGCCATTGAACTGCGGGAAATTCTCTCGCTTTACGGAGTTTCCCTCGACCAGATTGAAGGCGCAGCCATCAGCTCTGTGGTGCCGGTTGTCAACCATGCCCTTGTCAATGCGGTACGGAAGCTCACCGGCGTCACCCCGATCTGCGTGGGTCCGGACACAAAAACCAAGATTAAAATTGATGTAAAGAATGCCGAAAGCGTCGGTGCTGACCTGCTCGTCGGCTGCGTTGCGGCGGCAGAACTCTTTGACGGGCCATGCATCATTCTGGACTTGGGCACTGCAACGACTTTTGTTGTCATGGATGAGGACAGGCGTATGCTCGGTGGCGCAATCGCGCCGGGTGTCGGCATCTCGCTGGATGCTCTCACGAGCCGCACGGCACAGCTTCCTTCCGTCAGCCTTGAGGCGCCCGAACATGTCATCGGGAACAGTACGGCCGAATGTATGCGCTCGGGGCTGATTATCGGCACCGCCTGCATGATAGACGGAATGTGCAACCGCATTGAAAAAGAACTTGGCCGGAAATGCAGCGTTGTTGCAACCGGCGGGCTGGCAAAAGAAATTATTCAGCAATGCGAACGAAAAATTGTTTTATGTGACACGCTTCTTCTTGATGGTCTGCGGCTCATTTACGAAGCAAATCATGACATCAATTGA
- a CDS encoding NADH peroxidase, translated as MKKFVCSVCGYVYEGDVPPAKCPQCGAPREKFVEKKEDQPFACEHVIGVAQGCDKEVYEGLKANFQGECTEVGMYMAMARQADREGYPEIAAAFRKYAMEEADHASRFAELLGEVVTNSTKKNLEMRVEAERGACSGKFELAKRAKALDYDAIHDTVHEMAKDEARHGAGFAGLLKRYFG; from the coding sequence ATGAAAAAATTTGTTTGCTCAGTTTGTGGTTATGTTTATGAAGGAGACGTTCCGCCGGCAAAGTGCCCGCAGTGCGGCGCCCCGAGGGAAAAGTTTGTAGAGAAGAAAGAAGACCAGCCGTTCGCTTGTGAGCATGTTATCGGTGTTGCTCAGGGCTGCGATAAGGAAGTTTACGAAGGTCTGAAGGCAAACTTCCAGGGAGAATGCACAGAAGTCGGTATGTACATGGCTATGGCCCGTCAGGCTGACCGTGAAGGCTATCCGGAAATCGCTGCCGCATTCCGCAAATATGCGATGGAAGAAGCAGACCATGCTTCTCGCTTTGCAGAACTTCTCGGCGAAGTTGTTACCAACAGCACCAAGAAGAACCTTGAAATGCGCGTAGAGGCAGAGCGTGGTGCTTGCTCCGGTAAGTTTGAGCTTGCGAAGCGCGCAAAGGCGCTCGACTATGACGCAATTCATGACACGGTTCATGAGATGGCAAAAGACGAAGCTCGCCACGGCGCAGGCTTTGCAGGTCTGCTGAAGCGTTACTTCGGCTAA
- a CDS encoding amino acid ABC transporter permease translates to MLKEYGNMFLQGAGITLLLALVGTIIGCIIGLLVGVLRTIPKPKKNQNPIIKGLYWLLQFLLAAYIEVFRGTPMMVQAMVLYFGSMSVFNIDMSPMFAGFFVVSINTGAYMAESVRGGIESIDVGQREAAAALGMTHWQTMTSVIMPQTFRIILPQIGNNLIINIKDTSVLNVISVTELYFVANSAAGVYYKFFVAFSIVCVIYFIMTFVCARLLRMMERKIDGDEYYTLVDLDAMADPTGVLTSGPIRKGGMHKWGK, encoded by the coding sequence ATGCTGAAGGAATACGGGAATATGTTTCTGCAGGGCGCAGGCATCACACTTCTGCTTGCACTTGTGGGTACGATCATTGGCTGCATCATCGGCCTTCTGGTTGGTGTGCTTCGCACAATACCCAAACCGAAGAAGAATCAGAATCCAATCATCAAAGGCCTTTACTGGCTTCTCCAGTTCCTGCTTGCGGCATACATAGAAGTTTTCCGTGGTACCCCTATGATGGTTCAGGCCATGGTTCTCTATTTCGGCTCCATGTCTGTTTTCAACATTGACATGAGCCCGATGTTCGCCGGCTTCTTCGTTGTCTCCATCAACACGGGCGCCTACATGGCGGAATCCGTGCGCGGCGGCATCGAATCCATCGACGTCGGACAGAGAGAGGCAGCCGCCGCCCTTGGCATGACGCACTGGCAGACCATGACAAGCGTTATCATGCCTCAGACCTTCCGCATCATCCTTCCGCAAATCGGCAACAACCTGATTATCAACATCAAAGATACGTCGGTTTTGAACGTCATCAGCGTGACAGAGCTTTACTTTGTCGCCAACAGTGCCGCGGGAGTCTACTATAAATTCTTCGTCGCTTTCTCCATCGTCTGCGTGATTTACTTCATTATGACCTTTGTATGCGCACGCCTGCTGCGTATGATGGAACGCAAAATCGACGGTGACGAATATTACACCCTTGTTGACCTCGACGCAATGGCCGACCCGACCGGCGTCCTCACGTCAGGTCCCATCCGCAAAGGAGGCATGCACAAATGGGGGAAGTAA
- a CDS encoding DegT/DnrJ/EryC1/StrS family aminotransferase, translating into MGKIEFNDLGAQYRHLKKEIDAQIAAVLSEAHFISGPQVEQLEHELCEYTGRKYCVATSSGTAALLLPLMAKGIGKGDAVFVPAFTFFASAEVVSLTGATPVFCDSEEDIFNLDPASLEEQIEKVKREGKLRPKAVIAVDLFGHPADFPRIEEICRKNGLFLLEDAAQGFGGAIGERKACSFGDCSGTSFFPAKALGCYGDGGAVFTDDEETYRLLTSLRVHGKGTMKYDNVRIGLNARLDTLQAAILLPKLHAFDEENEHRRRAAKRYNEKLKDRFVVPQEREGFTSSYGYYTLRAKDSAERAKAMDALKAAGIPCMIYYPKPLHLQKVYEPLGYRRGDLPVAEKLADTVFSLPMHGYISDDVIDEICSILNKI; encoded by the coding sequence ATGGGCAAAATTGAATTTAATGACCTCGGCGCCCAGTACCGCCACCTGAAGAAGGAAATTGATGCGCAGATTGCTGCGGTACTTTCGGAAGCGCATTTTATTTCAGGTCCTCAGGTGGAGCAGCTGGAACATGAGCTTTGCGAGTATACAGGCAGAAAATACTGCGTGGCGACAAGCAGCGGAACCGCTGCATTGCTGCTGCCCCTCATGGCAAAAGGCATCGGCAAGGGGGACGCAGTTTTTGTGCCGGCGTTTACCTTTTTCGCGAGTGCCGAGGTGGTCAGCCTTACGGGCGCTACACCGGTTTTCTGCGATTCCGAGGAGGATATTTTCAATCTGGACCCCGCTTCTCTGGAGGAGCAGATTGAAAAAGTTAAGCGCGAAGGGAAACTTAGGCCAAAAGCGGTCATTGCGGTTGACCTGTTCGGCCATCCGGCAGATTTTCCCCGTATTGAGGAGATTTGCCGCAAGAACGGCCTGTTTCTGTTGGAAGATGCCGCACAGGGCTTCGGCGGTGCCATCGGCGAACGAAAAGCCTGTTCGTTCGGAGATTGCTCCGGGACGAGCTTCTTCCCGGCCAAAGCGCTCGGCTGCTACGGCGACGGTGGCGCGGTGTTCACGGACGATGAGGAAACTTACCGCTTGCTGACGTCGCTGCGGGTCCATGGCAAAGGCACTATGAAATACGACAACGTCCGCATTGGCTTGAACGCACGGCTGGATACTCTGCAGGCTGCGATTCTTCTGCCGAAGTTGCACGCGTTTGATGAAGAGAATGAACACCGCAGACGCGCGGCAAAACGATACAACGAAAAGCTCAAAGACCGCTTTGTCGTTCCTCAGGAGCGGGAAGGGTTTACCTCCAGCTACGGCTACTACACGCTTAGGGCAAAAGACTCCGCGGAACGGGCAAAAGCTATGGATGCTTTGAAAGCAGCGGGAATTCCCTGCATGATTTACTACCCGAAACCGCTTCATCTTCAGAAGGTCTATGAGCCGCTCGGCTACCGTAGGGGCGATCTTCCGGTCGCGGAGAAATTGGCGGATACCGTGTTTAGTCTGCCTATGCACGGCTATATTTCGGATGACGTTATTGATGAAATCTGCTCTATTTTGAATAAGATTTAA
- a CDS encoding nucleoside recognition domain-containing protein → MNILLNYIWAFMIFFSIICAAATGRMSELSSAVISGAGNAVTLMIGMTGMMCAWTGLLKIADAGGVTAAVAKILGPAVHRLFPSCKKGGPAIKAMCMNITANLLGLGNAATPLGLAAMKELKKRNPTETADNDMVMFVVINASSIQLIPTFTATLRAQAGSATPFDILPAVWVTSFCALLIGVTAAKLMEVRPHG, encoded by the coding sequence ATGAACATTTTGTTAAACTATATTTGGGCATTCATGATCTTCTTCAGCATTATATGCGCCGCCGCTACCGGAAGAATGTCAGAACTTTCCTCCGCTGTCATCAGCGGGGCGGGAAATGCCGTGACCCTGATGATCGGCATGACCGGCATGATGTGCGCTTGGACGGGACTGCTGAAAATTGCAGACGCCGGCGGCGTAACGGCGGCAGTCGCAAAAATTCTGGGTCCCGCCGTTCATCGGCTCTTTCCGTCATGCAAAAAGGGTGGCCCGGCAATCAAGGCCATGTGCATGAACATTACCGCAAACCTTCTCGGCCTCGGCAATGCCGCCACACCGCTGGGCCTTGCTGCAATGAAAGAACTGAAAAAACGAAACCCCACTGAAACGGCGGATAACGACATGGTCATGTTCGTGGTAATCAACGCCTCTTCCATCCAGCTGATTCCGACATTTACAGCCACGCTGCGTGCCCAGGCCGGTTCCGCCACACCGTTCGATATCCTTCCCGCTGTATGGGTCACCTCGTTCTGCGCCCTGCTCATCGGCGTGACCGCAGCAAAACTAATGGAGGTTCGCCCACATGGCTGA
- a CDS encoding amino acid ABC transporter ATP-binding protein, with product MGEVNEPILQVRHLRKQFGSHEVLKDIDFNTYPRDVVCIIGASGSGKSTLLRCINLLETPSEGLILFHGENILKSSNLSSYRAKVGMVFQSFNLFRNMTVLQNCMVGMEKVLKKDKKYAEENALKYLKKVGMAQYINAKPSQLSGGQQQRVAIARALAMEPEILLFDEPTSALDPQMVGEVLEVMRDLAHEGLTMIIVTHEMAFAHDVASRIVFMDQGVIAEEGTPQEVMDNPKNERTKEFLSRFHSQG from the coding sequence ATGGGGGAAGTAAACGAGCCGATTCTTCAGGTACGCCATCTGCGCAAACAGTTCGGCAGCCATGAAGTTTTGAAAGATATTGATTTCAACACCTATCCGCGCGACGTGGTGTGTATCATCGGGGCGTCCGGCTCCGGCAAATCCACGCTGCTGCGCTGCATCAATCTTCTGGAAACCCCCTCTGAGGGGTTAATCCTGTTCCACGGGGAAAATATTCTCAAATCAAGCAACCTCAGTTCCTACCGTGCCAAAGTCGGCATGGTGTTCCAGTCCTTCAACCTGTTCCGCAACATGACCGTGCTGCAGAACTGCATGGTCGGCATGGAAAAGGTTCTAAAGAAGGACAAGAAATACGCCGAGGAAAACGCGCTCAAGTACCTGAAAAAAGTCGGCATGGCGCAGTACATCAACGCAAAGCCGAGCCAGCTTTCCGGCGGGCAGCAGCAGCGCGTTGCCATTGCCCGTGCGCTTGCCATGGAACCCGAAATCCTTTTGTTCGACGAACCGACGAGCGCGCTTGACCCGCAGATGGTCGGCGAAGTGCTTGAGGTCATGCGTGACCTCGCCCACGAGGGCCTCACCATGATTATCGTTACGCATGAAATGGCCTTCGCGCATGACGTTGCTTCTCGCATTGTCTTCATGGATCAGGGTGTCATTGCGGAGGAAGGTACTCCGCAGGAAGTCATGGATAACCCGAAAAACGAACGCACGAAAGAATTCCTTTCCCGTTTTCACAGTCAAGGCTGA
- a CDS encoding spore maturation protein, with the protein MADFGAYAVPIVIVAIVLFGFLRKVPVFDTFVTGAKEGLHTSVSILPTLVGLIMAVSMLSASGALDLLSSLLAPAANFLGLPPEVMPLALIKPFSGSGSTAVLTQIYKDCGPDSFAGRVASVMAGSTETTFYAVAVYFGSVGIKKTRHTIPAAVLGDLSACILSALTVRLFFNS; encoded by the coding sequence ATGGCTGACTTCGGAGCGTATGCAGTTCCCATTGTCATCGTAGCAATCGTTCTGTTTGGATTTCTGCGGAAAGTACCGGTTTTTGACACATTTGTCACCGGTGCCAAAGAAGGGCTGCATACATCCGTTTCGATTCTTCCGACTCTCGTGGGGCTGATTATGGCAGTCTCGATGCTAAGCGCTTCGGGCGCACTAGACCTTCTCTCTTCCCTGCTGGCGCCGGCGGCCAACTTTCTCGGCCTGCCGCCGGAGGTCATGCCGCTTGCGCTGATTAAGCCGTTTTCGGGAAGCGGCTCAACCGCCGTTCTCACCCAAATTTACAAAGACTGCGGACCCGACAGCTTTGCGGGGCGGGTTGCCTCCGTGATGGCCGGGTCCACAGAAACTACATTTTACGCCGTTGCCGTTTATTTTGGTTCCGTTGGGATAAAAAAGACTCGTCACACGATACCGGCGGCAGTGCTCGGCGACCTGAGTGCCTGCATCCTGTCTGCCCTGACCGTGCGTCTGTTCTTCAACAGCTGA
- a CDS encoding acyltransferase, which translates to MNDSKKYFAHPTACIDEGAGIGAGTKIWHFCHISAGCEIGENCNIGQNVFVAPGVKIGNYCKIQNNVSVYEGVELGNYVFCGPSMVFTNVQRPRCKYPQRGSQFYAHTPVGDGASIGANATIVCGHSIGKNAFVAAGSVVTKDVPDYAIVMGVPARICGWVCECGEKLREDLVCPKCGRHYIQAENGLKEEK; encoded by the coding sequence TTGAATGATTCAAAAAAATATTTTGCGCACCCGACAGCCTGTATCGACGAGGGTGCCGGCATCGGCGCCGGAACAAAGATCTGGCATTTCTGCCACATCAGCGCCGGCTGCGAAATCGGGGAAAACTGTAACATCGGTCAGAATGTGTTTGTCGCACCGGGTGTGAAAATCGGCAATTACTGCAAAATTCAGAACAACGTATCTGTTTATGAAGGTGTGGAACTCGGCAATTACGTGTTCTGCGGGCCTTCTATGGTATTTACTAATGTCCAGCGTCCGCGGTGCAAATATCCGCAGCGCGGTTCTCAGTTCTACGCACATACCCCTGTGGGCGACGGTGCAAGCATCGGGGCGAACGCTACGATTGTCTGCGGCCATTCCATTGGAAAAAACGCATTTGTCGCCGCGGGTAGCGTTGTTACGAAAGATGTGCCAGACTATGCCATTGTCATGGGGGTCCCCGCACGCATCTGCGGCTGGGTTTGCGAATGTGGGGAAAAACTAAGAGAAGACCTTGTCTGTCCGAAGTGCGGCAGGCATTATATTCAAGCGGAAAACGGCTTGAAGGAGGAAAAATAG
- a CDS encoding HD domain-containing protein, with amino-acid sequence MDTFIQHGDVSTLEHSVSVAFVSLWLSEKLNWHVDRSSLVRGALLHDFFLYDWHVGNGQKGLHGFTHPRTALENAEARFQLTERERNIILRHMWPLTPIPPKYREAYLVSVADKYCSLVETLRKHTVYQYKKSE; translated from the coding sequence ATGGATACATTTATCCAGCATGGAGATGTTTCTACGCTGGAACATAGCGTTTCCGTTGCTTTTGTCAGTCTTTGGTTAAGCGAGAAACTGAATTGGCATGTGGACCGTTCCAGTCTCGTCCGCGGTGCGCTTCTGCACGATTTTTTCCTGTATGACTGGCATGTGGGGAACGGGCAGAAAGGCCTGCATGGTTTTACCCATCCCCGTACGGCACTGGAAAACGCCGAAGCGCGTTTCCAGCTAACCGAGCGGGAGCGGAATATTATTCTGCGGCACATGTGGCCTTTAACACCGATTCCCCCGAAGTACCGAGAAGCATACTTAGTCAGTGTAGCGGATAAGTATTGTTCGCTGGTAGAAACCTTGCGAAAACATACCGTCTACCAATACAAAAAAAGCGAATAA
- a CDS encoding DegT/DnrJ/EryC1/StrS family aminotransferase yields the protein MGQFKKREKFIPYNLPDFTEAEISAVAETVRSLWVAKGPRTVKFEEEFAKHVGAKHAVAMNSCTAALHVSLLSAGIGPGDEVITTPMTFASTANTIIHCGATPVFADIDYKTGCIDPEEVEKKVTSKTKAIVPVHYSGQVCDLDRIYDIADKYGLFVSEDAAHALESFYKGRIIGHKLKGTACYSFYATKNLTTGEGGMLVTDDDEIDAKARIWAGQGMSRNAWNRYAKGGSWRYDICEPGFKYNMFDIQAALGLVQLSRIHEMQARRLKIAEKYQREFAKIDAVEPPFVPDYCTHSWHLYVLRIVPELLTIDRDRFIEELNARNVGTSVHFIPVTSMSAYTKRFGFKKGDFPNTEKHFERIISLPLYPSLSDEETDYIIAAVRDIVEKFHK from the coding sequence ATGGGTCAGTTCAAAAAGCGAGAGAAATTCATTCCCTATAATCTTCCCGACTTTACGGAGGCGGAAATTTCCGCAGTCGCAGAGACCGTCCGCTCACTTTGGGTTGCGAAGGGCCCACGTACGGTGAAATTTGAAGAAGAATTTGCAAAACACGTCGGCGCAAAACATGCCGTTGCCATGAATTCCTGCACCGCCGCACTGCACGTTTCCCTGCTCTCAGCCGGCATCGGGCCGGGTGATGAAGTCATCACCACACCGATGACGTTTGCATCCACCGCAAACACCATCATTCACTGCGGCGCAACGCCGGTTTTTGCCGATATCGACTACAAAACCGGCTGCATTGACCCCGAGGAAGTTGAAAAAAAGGTTACGTCTAAGACAAAAGCTATTGTTCCCGTCCATTACAGCGGGCAGGTCTGCGACCTCGACCGCATTTATGACATTGCCGACAAATACGGCCTCTTCGTCTCCGAGGACGCGGCACACGCGCTTGAGAGCTTTTACAAAGGCCGCATCATCGGCCACAAGTTGAAGGGAACCGCCTGTTACAGTTTTTATGCCACCAAAAACCTCACAACCGGCGAAGGCGGCATGCTCGTGACAGACGACGATGAAATTGACGCTAAGGCGCGCATCTGGGCCGGCCAAGGCATGAGCCGCAACGCATGGAACCGCTATGCGAAGGGCGGTTCTTGGCGCTACGATATCTGTGAGCCTGGATTTAAATACAATATGTTTGATATTCAAGCGGCACTTGGTCTTGTGCAGCTTTCCCGCATTCATGAAATGCAGGCCCGCCGGTTGAAAATCGCAGAGAAATACCAGCGTGAGTTTGCAAAGATTGACGCTGTGGAGCCGCCGTTCGTGCCGGACTACTGCACCCACTCATGGCACCTGTATGTATTGCGCATTGTACCGGAGCTGCTCACCATCGACCGCGACCGGTTCATTGAAGAGTTGAACGCGCGCAACGTCGGCACAAGTGTCCACTTTATTCCGGTCACTTCCATGAGTGCCTACACGAAGCGCTTCGGCTTCAAAAAAGGCGACTTCCCGAACACAGAAAAGCATTTTGAGCGCATTATTTCCTTACCGCTTTATCCGTCGCTTTCCGACGAAGAAACGGACTACATTATTGCCGCGGTTCGCGACATTGTGGAAAAATTTCACAAATAA
- a CDS encoding zinc-ribbon domain containing protein, giving the protein MFEDKTLVCQECGKEFIWTAGEQEFYAAKGFTNEPKRCPECRKARRMNQKPQREMFDAVCASCGAACKVPFQPTEGRPVYCSECFAKMKEEG; this is encoded by the coding sequence ATGTTTGAAGACAAAACTTTAGTCTGCCAGGAATGCGGGAAGGAGTTTATCTGGACTGCCGGCGAGCAGGAATTCTATGCTGCGAAAGGCTTTACCAATGAACCCAAAAGATGCCCGGAATGCCGCAAAGCCCGCAGAATGAACCAGAAGCCTCAGCGCGAAATGTTTGACGCTGTTTGTGCTTCCTGCGGCGCTGCTTGCAAAGTACCGTTCCAGCCTACAGAAGGCCGCCCGGTATATTGCAGCGAGTGCTTTGCAAAGATGAAAGAAGAGGGCTAA
- a CDS encoding AbrB/MazE/SpoVT family DNA-binding domain-containing protein, with the protein MKFTGIVRKVDELGRIVLPKELRSTLNINEKDPLEIYVDEDNKIVLKKYEPACIFCGGMDEIVNYKGYNVCHECLLKLQKAFDEQE; encoded by the coding sequence ATGAAATTTACTGGAATCGTGAGAAAAGTTGATGAACTGGGCCGTATTGTGCTGCCGAAGGAACTGCGCAGCACCCTCAACATCAACGAAAAGGATCCCCTTGAAATCTATGTCGACGAAGACAACAAAATTGTATTGAAAAAGTATGAGCCTGCCTGCATTTTCTGCGGCGGCATGGATGAAATCGTGAACTACAAAGGCTACAACGTTTGCCATGAGTGCCTGCTTAAGCTCCAAAAGGCGTTTGACGAGCAGGAATAA
- a CDS encoding Fur family transcriptional regulator produces MQQTVKKRNYSRKREAILKAVRSTTCHPTAEWVYQQLKPQYPDLSLGTVYRNLTQFKNDGVIISVGTVNGQERYDGNVKPHTHFVCSQCHAVIDVPGEFLNNRHIQETGEKMGLKIESSDVILHGVCSECLKREI; encoded by the coding sequence ATGCAACAGACAGTAAAGAAACGAAATTACAGCCGAAAGCGAGAAGCCATTCTGAAGGCGGTACGTTCCACAACATGCCATCCGACGGCAGAGTGGGTTTACCAGCAGCTGAAGCCGCAGTATCCGGATCTCTCCCTCGGAACAGTCTATCGCAACTTGACGCAATTCAAAAATGACGGTGTCATCATCAGTGTCGGCACAGTAAACGGCCAAGAGCGCTACGACGGAAATGTTAAACCTCACACGCATTTTGTCTGTTCCCAATGCCATGCGGTGATTGATGTTCCGGGCGAATTTTTGAATAACCGGCATATTCAAGAAACCGGTGAAAAAATGGGATTGAAAATTGAAAGTAGCGACGTGATTCTTCACGGCGTCTGCAGCGAATGTCTAAAGCGAGAAATCTAA
- a CDS encoding DUF378 domain-containing protein: MDKIALTLLIIGGLNWGSIGIFGFDIVGWIFGGQLSAGSRIVFVIVGLAALWCIRLLFHDNEEDKHVQTVK, from the coding sequence TTGGATAAAATTGCTCTGACACTTCTGATTATCGGCGGGCTTAATTGGGGTTCCATCGGAATCTTCGGCTTTGATATTGTTGGCTGGATTTTCGGCGGACAACTTTCCGCAGGAAGCAGAATCGTGTTTGTAATTGTTGGACTCGCGGCACTATGGTGTATTCGTCTTCTTTTCCATGATAATGAAGAAGATAAACACGTTCAAACAGTAAAATAA